A window of Agrobacterium tumefaciens contains these coding sequences:
- the ubiG gene encoding bifunctional 2-polyprenyl-6-hydroxyphenol methylase/3-demethylubiquinol 3-O-methyltransferase UbiG, which yields MSETAQTTVDQSEVDRFSAMAAEWWSPTGKFRPLHKFNPVRLEYIRNRVCDNFGRDPRGHRPLEGLRVLDIGCGGGLLSEPIARMGADVVGADPSEKNIGIASTHARESGVSVDYRAVTAEQLQAAGESFDVILNMEVVEHVANVDLFVTTCAKMVRPGGLMFAATINRTLKARALAIFAAENVLRWLPRGTHQYEKLVRPDELERPLVASGMDIIHRTGVFYNVLQDRWNLSPDMDVNYMMLAKRPA from the coding sequence ATGAGCGAAACCGCACAGACGACCGTCGATCAGAGCGAGGTGGATCGTTTTTCCGCGATGGCTGCGGAATGGTGGAGCCCGACGGGCAAGTTCCGGCCATTGCACAAGTTCAATCCGGTGAGGCTCGAATATATCCGCAACCGTGTCTGCGACAATTTTGGTCGCGATCCGAGGGGGCACCGGCCTCTGGAGGGGCTGCGGGTTCTCGATATCGGCTGCGGCGGCGGTCTTCTTTCCGAGCCGATCGCGCGCATGGGGGCGGACGTTGTCGGCGCCGATCCGTCCGAGAAAAATATTGGCATTGCCTCGACTCATGCCCGGGAGAGCGGCGTCAGCGTCGATTACCGCGCTGTGACTGCAGAGCAGTTGCAGGCAGCGGGCGAATCTTTCGACGTCATTCTCAACATGGAGGTGGTCGAGCACGTTGCCAATGTCGACCTCTTTGTCACCACCTGCGCAAAGATGGTACGCCCCGGCGGCCTCATGTTCGCGGCCACCATCAACCGCACGCTCAAAGCCCGCGCACTGGCAATTTTCGCGGCAGAAAACGTTCTTCGTTGGTTACCACGCGGCACGCACCAGTATGAAAAGCTTGTGCGCCCCGATGAACTCGAGCGACCGCTGGTAGCAAGCGGCATGGATATCATCCACCGCACCGGTGTCTTTTATAACGTCCTGCAGGATCGCTGGAACCTGTCGCCGGATATGGATGTCAATTATATGATGCTGGCAAAACGGCCAGCATAA
- a CDS encoding DUF1178 family protein, which yields MIRYALACEKGHEFEGWFAGSDDFDNQLQRGFLSCPICNSLQVSKTLMAPSVSTARRKEERQTLAMDAARKEALAKIREAVATIRASAEDVGDKFAEEARKIHYGEADERGIIGNASVQEANALLEEGIDIAPLPLLPDDVN from the coding sequence GTGATACGGTATGCGCTGGCCTGTGAAAAAGGTCATGAGTTTGAGGGCTGGTTTGCGGGTAGCGACGATTTCGACAATCAGTTGCAGCGCGGTTTTCTGTCCTGTCCCATCTGCAATTCGCTCCAGGTCTCCAAGACATTAATGGCGCCGTCGGTCTCCACGGCCCGCAGGAAGGAAGAACGCCAGACGCTTGCAATGGACGCTGCCCGGAAAGAAGCGCTCGCAAAGATCCGCGAGGCTGTGGCCACCATTCGCGCCAGCGCAGAGGATGTCGGTGACAAGTTTGCCGAAGAGGCGCGAAAAATCCATTACGGCGAGGCGGATGAACGCGGTATCATCGGCAATGCCTCTGTTCAGGAAGCGAATGCCCTGTTGGAGGAAGGCATCGATATCGCGCCGTTGCCGCTGCTGCCCGACGACGTGAATTGA
- a CDS encoding SH3 domain-containing protein: MKKKLFGAIALVAMLAAPALAEAATRGFATANVNMRSGPSTAYPAVVVIPVGAPLTVHGCLSDTPWCDVSFVNGRGWVAGRYIQTTFRQNRVYVEPRYYRDLGVPIITFEAGRYWDRYYRDRDFYRERDRWRRPPPSGGYWNAPPPSAGWDRPRPRDEWRDGRRDDWRDGRRDEWRDGRRDDWRDGRRGDWRDNRRDEPRDPRQGGPNDGRWERRHGEWDQGNRNPEPPRGDAGGNPSNDNREQLMKWRRDLGLDKQDQQ, from the coding sequence GTGAAGAAAAAACTGTTTGGCGCAATTGCGCTGGTGGCCATGCTCGCCGCGCCGGCTCTTGCCGAGGCTGCGACGCGCGGTTTCGCCACCGCAAATGTAAACATGCGCTCCGGCCCAAGTACGGCTTATCCGGCCGTCGTTGTGATTCCCGTTGGTGCACCATTGACCGTTCACGGCTGCCTGTCAGACACGCCGTGGTGCGACGTCTCTTTTGTCAATGGTCGTGGCTGGGTTGCCGGTCGTTATATCCAGACGACGTTCCGGCAAAACCGGGTCTACGTCGAGCCCCGTTATTATCGCGATCTCGGCGTTCCGATCATCACCTTCGAAGCCGGCCGCTACTGGGATCGCTACTATCGTGACCGCGATTTCTACCGCGAGCGTGACCGCTGGCGTCGTCCGCCGCCGTCTGGTGGTTATTGGAACGCACCGCCTCCGAGCGCCGGCTGGGACCGCCCACGTCCGCGCGACGAATGGCGGGACGGCCGTCGTGATGACTGGCGTGACGGTCGCCGTGACGAGTGGCGAGATGGCCGTCGCGACGACTGGCGGGATGGCCGCCGGGGTGATTGGCGCGACAACCGCCGCGACGAGCCAAGGGACCCGCGTCAGGGCGGCCCGAATGACGGTCGCTGGGAACGTCGCCACGGTGAATGGGATCAGGGCAATCGCAATCCTGAACCGCCCCGCGGAGACGCTGGTGGAAACCCCAGCAACGACAACCGCGAGCAGCTCATGAAATGGCGGCGCGATCTGGGGCTCGATAAGCAAGACCAGCAATAA
- a CDS encoding DUF3291 domain-containing protein — MRLAIYNFGIQIAPYNNPRVAGFARREPLNFQSAERSEGFIARSGYDGEPGPPSWGEQVFPRFLKENGAASGVSSLSLWRDIESVMAYSYSGVHAEALKHGRHWNIPQQWPPLVLWWVDATHQPVWSQAVERLEHLHDQGPSPRAFHFKMPFDADGAPAAINRGRVKDISERNAAGQRELLAQVQAIPV; from the coding sequence ATGCGGCTCGCGATTTATAATTTCGGAATACAGATCGCGCCCTATAACAATCCACGCGTTGCAGGGTTCGCTCGCCGCGAACCGCTCAACTTTCAGTCGGCAGAACGGTCAGAGGGGTTTATCGCAAGATCTGGCTATGATGGCGAGCCCGGCCCTCCAAGCTGGGGTGAGCAGGTCTTTCCGCGATTTCTGAAAGAGAACGGTGCCGCGAGCGGCGTCTCGTCCTTGTCACTCTGGCGCGATATTGAATCGGTGATGGCCTATTCCTACTCGGGAGTACATGCCGAGGCGCTGAAACACGGCAGACACTGGAACATTCCGCAGCAGTGGCCGCCGCTGGTGCTCTGGTGGGTTGACGCCACCCACCAACCGGTATGGTCGCAGGCCGTTGAACGGCTGGAGCATCTGCACGACCAAGGCCCGTCGCCGCGCGCCTTTCACTTCAAGATGCCCTTTGACGCGGATGGTGCTCCAGCTGCGATCAACCGCGGAAGGGTGAAAGACATTTCCGAACGCAACGCTGCCGGGCAGCGGGAACTGCTTGCGCAGGTGCAGGCCATCCCCGTCTGA